In Ostrea edulis chromosome 10, xbOstEdul1.1, whole genome shotgun sequence, one genomic interval encodes:
- the LOC125665230 gene encoding apolipoprotein L3-like isoform X2 encodes MEKFKSFKAAKTYFSNTWAPERRRVITELTSIKDEVQRQAKIHSVGSITYSSVGLVGGGLAIAGIVTAPFTFGVSLGLTVAGIVTGVTSGVVGVAHGVVKIGIVKSKCSEAKTSLENHNTSSKKMKRLVGELVEEVDEFKLKIKGKNEFEISQIWDGMKRTGSAVMLARGISELVINSRAADVYRIAGNTDEVARILSLSSELGDLVPSAMKDVSKGAAKLSAEALSVLAAIGIVIDLGSLIYNAVDLSKMEKGKLCSEAEKLEKVIKNLEEEYDVLSKCFD; translated from the coding sequence ATGGAGAAATTCAAATCCTTCAAAGCAGCCAAGACTTACTTCTCGAATACATGGGCACCAGAGCGAAGACGGGTCATAACAGAATTAACAAGTATCAAAGACGAAGTCCAGAGACAGGCGAAGATTCATTCTGTTGGATCTATTACGTATTCAAGCGTCGGTCTTGTCGGTGGGGGCCTGGCAATAGCTGGAATCGTGACGGCTCCATTCACCTTCGGAGTTTCTCTGGGATTAACGGTAGCTGGTATTGTTACAGGAGTGACATCTGGTGTTGTAGGAGTTGCTCATGGGGTTGTCAAAATTGGAATCGTCAAAAGCAAATGTAGTGAAGCGAAAACGAGTCTGGAAAATCACAACACATCCTCTAAGAAAATGAAACGTTTAGTGGGAGAACTCGTAGAGGAGGTCGATGAATTCAAGCTGAAAATAAAAGGAAAGAACGAATTTGAAATTTCTCAGATATGGGATGGAATGAAGCGTACTGGAAGTGCAGTGATGCTTGCGAGAGGAATATCAGAGTTAGTGATAAACTCCAGAGCTGCTGATGTGTATAGAATAGCCGGAAATACAGATGAGGTTGCCAGAATTTTAAGTCTTAGTAGTGAATTGGGCGACTTGGTACCCTCGGCAATGAAGGATGTCTCTAAAGGCGCCGCCAAACTGTCAGCTGAGGCCCTGAGCGTTCTTGCCGCTATTGGAATAGTTATCGATCTTGGATCACTGATTTACAATGCAGtcgatttgtcaaaaatggaaaaaggaaagcTCTGCAGCGAAGCCGAGAAACTTGAGAAGGTTATCAAGAATTTGGAAGAAGAATATGATGTTTTAAGCAaatgttttgattga
- the LOC125663559 gene encoding uncharacterized protein K02A2.6-like, with translation MMKDIESFIKECPVCATIQDEQGKETLISHEIPDRPWQKIGTDLFQFDDKQYFITVDYYSDFFEIDRLHDKKSKEVITKLKAQMARHGIPEILISDNGPPYNSKDFAYFSENYEFKHTTSSPLYPKSNGKVENAVKIAKNLMKKCQLDKSDPFLALLDWRNTPSENIGTSAVQRLMARRTITLLPIKTELLKPALTSTVKERLRERKHRSAFYYNRTAKDLPEIKSGETVRIRPFGHEKNWTKAKVNEKVNIRSYQVITEDGRLYRRNRKHLRCTNEPFVENNEEVTDKTVSTAENTPPSAYKTTFENHKPPSADKTNYALTSTRRSTREIKLPKRYEDFKMYK, from the coding sequence ATGATGAAAGATATCGAATCTTTTATCAAGGAATGTCCAGTCTGCGCTACCATACAGGATGAGCAAGGCAAAGAAACTCTCATTTCGCATGAAATTCCCGATAGACCATGGCAGAAAATTGGAACTGACCTCTTTCAATttgatgacaaacaatatttcatcaCTGTTGATTACTATTCcgatttttttgaaattgatcgtCTACATGATAAAAAATCAAAGGAAGTCATCACCAAACTCAAGGCACAAATGGCCAGACACGGAATTcctgaaattttgatttcagaCAACGGCCCGCCTTACAATAGCAAGGACTTTGCTTATTTCTCAGAGAACTATGAGTTCAAGCATACTACGTCATCGCCATTGTACCCAAAATCTAATGGGAAAGTTGAAAATGCAGTTAAAATTGCAAAGAACCTAATGAAGAAATGCCAATTAGACAAAAGCGATCCTTTTCTCGCTCTATTAGATTGGAGAAATACTCCCTCTGAAAATATTGGAACTTCTGCAGTTCAACGACTAATGGCACGCCGTACAATCACTCTGCTACCAATCAAAACCGAACTTTTGAAACCAGCCCTAACCTCAACTGTCAAGGAGCGATTGAGAGAACGGAAACATAGATCAGCATTTTACTACAATCGCACAGCGAAAGACCTACCAGAGATTAAAAGTGGAGAAACCGTTAGAATTCGACCTTTTGGacatgaaaaaaattggacGAAGGCAAAGGTCAACGAAAAAGTAAACATCCGCTCGTATCAAGTGATCACGGAGGATGGTCGCCTCTATCGACGAAACAGAAAACATTTGCGCTGCACAAATGAGCCCTTTGTCGAAAATAACGAGGAAGTGACAGATAAGACCGTTAGCACAGCTGAAAACACACCACCATCAGCATATAAGACTACATTTGAAAATCATAAACCACCATCAGCAGATAAGACCAATTATGCTCTGACTTCGACCAGGAGATCTACCAGAGAAATTAAATTGCCGAAACGATACGAGGacttcaaaatgtataagtgA
- the LOC125665232 gene encoding uncharacterized protein LOC125665232 has product MENFKSFKEAKSYFSETWAAERRHIIAELTSIKDEVQTQARIHSIGFMTYSSVGLVGGGLAIAGILSAPFTFGASLVLTVTGIATGVTSGVAGVAHGAVKFEIVKGKCNEAKTSLETHDIASKKMKRLVEAVKEEIDEFKLEIKGDNGFETSEILEGVKHTGGAVMLAKGISELIGNTRAADVYRTGSTDEVARILSLGSELGDLVMKDASKGAAKLSAEGLSVIAAYGIIIDLGSLIHNAVDFSKMENGKLCSEAEKLEEVIQNLQKEYDVLSKWFD; this is encoded by the coding sequence ATGGAGAATTTCAAATCCTTCAAAGAAGCCAAGTCTTACTTCTCGGAAACATGGGCTGCAGAACGAAGACATATCATAGCAGAATTAACTAGTATCAAAGACGAAGTCCAGACACAGGCGAGGATTCATTCCATTGGATTTATGACGTATTCCAGCGTCGGTCTTGTGGGTGGGGGCCTGGCAATAGCAGGAATCTTGTCGGCTCCATTCACCTTCGGAGCTTCTCTGGTATTAACGGTAACTGGCATTGCTACAGGAGTGACATCTGGTGTTGCAGGAGTTGCTCACGGGGCTGTCAAATTTGAAATCGTCAAAGGTAAATGTAATGAAGCGAAAACGAGTCTGGAAACTCATGACATAGCCTCTAAGAAAATGAAACGTTTAGTAGAAGCAGTCAAGGAGGAGATTGACGAATTCAAACTGGAAATAAAAGGCGATAACGGATTTGAAACTTCTGAGATTTTGGAGGGAGTGAAGCATACTGGAGGTGCTGTGATGCTTGCGAAAGGAATATCAGAGTTAATTGGCAACACCAGAGCTGCTGATGTGTATAGAACTGGAAGTACAGATGAGGTTGCCAGAATTCTAAGCCTTGGTAGTGAATTGGGCGACTTGGTAATGAAGGATGCTTCTAAAGGCGCTGCCAAACTGTCAGCCGAGGGCTTGAGCGTTATTGCCGCTTATGGAATCATCATCGATCTGGGATCTCTGATTCACAATGCAGTCGATTTctccaaaatggaaaacggaaagcTCTGCAGCGAAGCCGAGAAACTTGAGGAGGTTATCCAAAATTTGCAGAAAGAATATGATGTTTTAAGCAAATGGTTTGATTGA